From the Ferrigenium kumadai genome, one window contains:
- the purN gene encoding phosphoribosylglycinamide formyltransferase, whose amino-acid sequence MKSIVILISGRGSNMQALLKAKLPCRIAAVISNKTDAEGLEFARKHGIQTAVVSHRDYSDRASFDAALAQTIDGFQPDYVILAGFMRILTEGFVKRYYGKLVNIHPSLLPAYGGLDTHARALHDGVKIHGCTVHFVTPDLDHGPIIIQAAVPVLSHDTEKTLAARVLNEEHRIYPQAIRWLCENQIELDANGRVVLHRHKQSAHSLISPGLE is encoded by the coding sequence ATGAAGTCCATCGTCATCCTGATCTCGGGGCGCGGCAGCAACATGCAGGCCCTGCTGAAGGCCAAGCTGCCCTGCCGCATCGCCGCGGTGATCAGCAACAAGACGGACGCCGAAGGGCTGGAATTCGCCCGCAAGCATGGCATCCAGACCGCCGTCGTGTCGCATCGCGACTATTCGGACCGCGCCAGCTTCGACGCCGCGCTGGCGCAGACCATCGACGGATTCCAGCCCGATTATGTGATCCTCGCCGGATTCATGCGCATCCTCACCGAGGGATTCGTCAAGCGTTACTACGGCAAGCTGGTCAATATCCATCCCTCGCTGCTGCCCGCCTATGGCGGCCTCGACACCCACGCGCGGGCACTGCACGACGGCGTGAAGATCCACGGCTGCACGGTGCATTTCGTCACGCCCGACCTGGATCACGGCCCGATCATCATCCAGGCCGCGGTGCCCGTGCTGAGCCACGACACCGAGAAGACCCTGGCTGCGCGCGTGCTGAATGAAGAACACCGCATCTATCCTCAGGCCATACGCTGGCTGTGCGAAAACCAGATTGAACTGGATGCCAACGGGCGGGTCGTATTGCATCGCCATAAGCAATCCGCTCACTCTCTGATTTCACCGGGTCTGGAATAA
- a CDS encoding DUF3108 domain-containing protein has protein sequence MKWFSHILAWLVLCIAVPAHAAAPNSVQVTYDIYKGSIKIGEIEEVYTRDKDHYTLSSITKPVGIFAVFKPEKVFVNSRGLVGKQGLKPLHFDHRREQDASKDSSAEFDWEKGELTQIHQEQRDMVALPEGTQDRLSAMYQFMFLPNSATVVDFPMTNGIRLNNYHYAVSRGQKLKTPAGEFSTLYLDDQAKSGERHNEIWLATQRYNLPCKMVITEANGDQLTQVLSKLQIR, from the coding sequence ATGAAGTGGTTCTCGCATATCCTCGCATGGCTGGTGCTTTGCATTGCCGTTCCAGCACATGCCGCCGCGCCGAATAGCGTGCAGGTCACTTACGACATCTACAAGGGCAGCATCAAGATCGGCGAGATCGAAGAGGTCTACACGCGGGACAAGGACCACTACACACTATCCAGCATCACCAAGCCGGTCGGCATTTTCGCGGTATTCAAGCCCGAAAAGGTGTTCGTCAACAGCCGCGGCCTGGTCGGCAAGCAGGGCCTGAAGCCGTTGCACTTCGATCACCGGAGAGAACAGGATGCGAGCAAGGACAGCAGCGCTGAATTCGACTGGGAGAAAGGCGAGCTCACGCAGATCCATCAGGAACAGCGCGACATGGTCGCACTCCCCGAGGGCACTCAGGACCGCCTGAGCGCGATGTACCAGTTCATGTTCCTGCCCAACTCAGCCACGGTGGTAGACTTCCCGATGACCAACGGCATCAGGCTGAACAACTACCACTACGCCGTCTCGCGCGGCCAGAAGCTCAAGACCCCAGCGGGTGAATTCTCCACGCTGTATCTCGACGACCAGGCCAAGTCCGGCGAGCGACATAACGAGATCTGGCTGGCCACGCAGCGTTACAATCTGCCGTGCAAGATGGTCATCACCGAAGCCAACGGCGATCAACTCACCCAAGTACTGAGCAAACTCCAGATCCGCTGA
- a CDS encoding DUF3108 domain-containing protein, with translation MSKWPVLNRLKRYLPSLPQQPAARIALAIGLSLLIHAIVLFGPLVELPKSEVPLPPLTAKLEPLPKIAAAPAPKKKPRPKPKAVESTAPAVQESLPETPSPEATGEQPQAVAEPQPAAEATEQAKPLLPKHAQLTFAVYQGSGGMQLGEAVHRLDIEEGQYTLKTVSQTTGVVSFFKSYTLTQTSRGRVDAQGLHPLAFDEEKKQSKGNQGLRAEFDWEAHKLHFSHGGEAALPEQAQDIASFLYQLSQMPMANRQTMPFSISNGKKLEYYELEIGAEEEIATPLGKLRALPLRKRHAQGEEGLDIWLGLEYRLLPVKVRQIDRTGQIAGEMAISDIRVSDE, from the coding sequence TTGTCGAAGTGGCCTGTCCTGAACCGGTTGAAGCGGTATCTCCCCAGCCTGCCGCAACAGCCAGCGGCAAGGATCGCACTCGCCATCGGCCTGTCGCTCCTGATCCACGCCATCGTGCTGTTCGGTCCACTGGTCGAGCTGCCGAAGAGCGAAGTGCCACTGCCGCCGCTCACCGCCAAGCTCGAACCGCTGCCCAAGATCGCGGCCGCACCTGCGCCGAAAAAGAAGCCACGGCCGAAGCCCAAAGCCGTCGAGAGCACCGCACCGGCAGTTCAGGAAAGCCTGCCGGAAACACCCAGCCCGGAAGCCACAGGCGAACAGCCGCAAGCCGTCGCCGAGCCCCAACCCGCCGCTGAAGCAACGGAGCAGGCCAAGCCACTGCTGCCAAAGCATGCGCAGCTGACCTTCGCCGTCTATCAGGGCAGCGGCGGCATGCAACTGGGCGAGGCGGTTCACCGTCTGGACATCGAAGAAGGACAATACACACTCAAAACGGTGTCGCAGACTACGGGGGTCGTCAGCTTCTTCAAGAGCTATACGCTGACCCAGACCAGCCGGGGACGGGTCGATGCGCAGGGACTGCATCCCCTCGCCTTCGACGAAGAAAAGAAGCAGTCCAAGGGCAACCAGGGCCTGAGGGCTGAATTCGACTGGGAGGCACACAAGCTGCACTTTTCGCACGGCGGCGAAGCAGCCCTGCCGGAACAGGCTCAAGACATTGCGAGCTTCCTCTACCAGCTCTCTCAGATGCCTATGGCCAACCGGCAAACGATGCCGTTCAGCATCAGCAACGGCAAGAAGCTGGAATATTACGAACTGGAGATCGGCGCGGAAGAGGAGATCGCGACGCCGCTGGGCAAGCTGCGCGCATTGCCGCTGCGCAAGCGGCACGCTCAGGGCGAGGAAGGGCTGGATATCTGGCTGGGACTGGAATATCGCCTGCTGCCGGTCAAGGTACGCCAGATAGACCGCACCGGACAGATCGCGGGGGAGATGGCGATTTCCGACATCCGCGTGTCGGATGA